A window of Solanum stenotomum isolate F172 chromosome 3, ASM1918654v1, whole genome shotgun sequence contains these coding sequences:
- the LOC125858642 gene encoding kunitz-type serine protease inhibitor DrTI-like: MKSVVLLISFLLAFWCSCTSATTTPNPVLQVVRDIHGDILTPDSRYFVVSSAITSAGGGGVFRGFGAGHDANFVCPFRVVQSGRDLYKGMPVIFKPKAAKQVEITESSDVNIEFYIDNPSGICNNTVWEVEGFPGHDIPMYLTTFGEAGHVKNVASWFQIKKTGSYMYKLMFCPYGEPICSDIGIDYTAGRLLAIGTGNTFNLVFIKDTNIGIKSIV, translated from the exons atgaagagcgTTGTTTTGCTAATTTCATTTCTCCTTGCATTTTGGTGTTCATGCACTAGTGCTACAACAACTCCTAATCCAGTGTTGCAGGTGGTGCGTGACATTCATGGCGATATTCTCACACCAGACTCCAGGTACTTTGTGGTGTCATCAGCGATAACCAGTGCCGGAGGTGGCGGAGTATTCCGTGGCTTTGGAGCTGGTCATGATGCTAACTTCGTCTGTCCCTTTCGG GTGGTGCAGTCTGGGCGAGATTTGTACAAAGGTATGCCAGTGATTTTCAAACCAAAGGCAGCGAAACAAGTAGAAATAACTGAATCGAGCGATGTTAACATTGAGTTCTATATTGACAATCCAAGTGGGATTTGTAACAACACAGTGTGGGAAGTAGAAGGCTTCCCAGGACATGATATCCCAATGTACTTGACAACATTTGGGGAGGCTGGACATGTTAAGAATGTGGCCTCATGGTTTCAAATTAAGAAAACTGGAAGTTACATGTATAAGTTGATGTTTTGTCCTTATGGAGAGCCCATCTGCTCTGACATTGGCATCGACTATACTGCCGGAAGGCTATTGGCCATAGGAACAGGCAATACCTTCAATCTTGTCTTCATTAAGGATACTAACATTGGAATTAAATCGATTGTATAA